In Serinus canaria isolate serCan28SL12 chromosome 5, serCan2020, whole genome shotgun sequence, the following proteins share a genomic window:
- the LOC103826746 gene encoding cytosolic 5'-nucleotidase 1A-like, with translation MAELESTVINTTVKQKDPSTALVIAVTTRAIFNLEEEHKLYLEKGKEEYTRHQQANQDKPLPPGTAFAFIQAVQYVNKKILESNPAERDLFDILVLSNNSPESGVRIINSAKHYGLEISKFCFVSDEDSTQYLKSHGVKLFLSADRTDVCNALQRGVSAALVFQQEVQAPSTPLRVVFDGDAVLFSDETDQIFQEQGLEGAVQYERVMEAIPIGEGPLKAFAMHLGKMRKKFGQEESPIRTYLVTARSGRDMGVRAIKTLREWGLPIDEAFFMDGAPKGPILAQIQPHIFFDDGLHNIQGAQNVGVPSAWVPSCC, from the exons atggcagagctggaaagcaCAGTCATAAACACCACTGTAAAGCAG aAGGACCCCAGCACGGCACTGGTCATTGCTGTGACCACCAGAGCCATCTTCAACCTGGAGGAGGAGCACAAGCTGTACCTGGAGAAAGGCAAGGAGGAGTACACAAGGCACCAGCAGGCCAACCAGGACAAGCCCCTGCCACCAGGCACAGCCTTTGCCTTCATCCAG GCAGTGCAGTATGTTAACAAGAAGATCCTGGAGAGCAACCCAGCAGAGAGGGACCTCTTTGACATCCTGGTGCTCTCCAACAACAGCCCAGAGAGCGGCGTGCGTATCATCAACAGTGCCAAGCACTACG GCCTGGAGATCTCCAAGTTCTGCTTCGTCAGTGACGAGGACTCCACACAGTACCTGAAGTCCCACGGCGTCAAGCTGTTCCTCTCAGCTGACAGGACAGATGTCTGCAATGCCCTCCAGAGAG GGGTCTCAGCGGCGCTCGTCTTCCAGCAAGAGGTGCAGGCCCCCAGCACCCCACTCCGTGTGGTGTTTGACGGGGATGCCGTGCTCTTCTCGGACGAGACAGACCAGATCTTCCaggagcagggcctggagggggCAGTGCAGTACGAGCGGGTGATGGAGGCCATCCCCATAGGAGAG GGTCCCCTGAAGGCTTTTGCCATGCACCTTGGGAAGATGCGTAAGAAGTTTGGCCAGGAAGAATCCCCCATCCGCACCTACCTGGTGACAGCGCGCAGCGGCCGGGACATGGGCGTCCGAGCCATCAAAACGCTCCGGGAATGGGGTCTGCCCATCGACGAGGCTTTCTTCATGGATGGGGCTCCCAAAGGCCCCATCCTCGCCCAGATCCAGCCTCACATTTTCTTTGATGATGGGCTTCATAACATCCAAGGGGCCCAAAATGTGGGGGTACCCTCTGCCTGggtcccttcctgctgctga